Proteins encoded within one genomic window of Odocoileus virginianus isolate 20LAN1187 ecotype Illinois chromosome 2, Ovbor_1.2, whole genome shotgun sequence:
- the LOC110126875 gene encoding myelin and lymphocyte protein-like isoform X2, which yields MATGTASGGHWLPRGSAVFTTFPDLLFVFEFVSGGLVWILILLAQVPVPLVQGWVLFVSVSCFIVTTLLLCLYIVGAHKNWSFWITLDTAYHCLAALFYFSASALETLVTIGLQDDIYQHYSENISAVLPIYRTCRETGCQAS from the exons ATGGCCACCGGAACGGCTTCGGGCGGCCACTGGCTGCCCAGGGGTTCCGCGGTCTTCACCACCTTCCCCGACCTGCTCTTCGTCTTCGAGTTT GTCTCTGGGGGGCTGGTGTGGATCCTCATCCTCTTGGCCCAGGTGCCTGTCCCCCTGGTCCAGGGCTGGGTCCTGTTCGTGTCTGTGTCCTGCTTCATAGTCACCACTCTCCTGCTTTGCCTCTATATTGTTGGTGCCCATAAGAACTGGAGTTTCTGGATCACCCTG GACACAGCCTACCATTGCCTCGCCGCCCTGTTTTACTTCAGCGCTTCTGCCCTGGAAACTCTGGTCACTATCGGCCTGCAAGACGACATATACCAACACTACAGTGAAAACATCTCCGCTGTG CTGCCGATTTACAGGACATGCAGGGAGACAGGATGTCAAGCATCCTGA
- the LOC110126875 gene encoding myelin and lymphocyte protein-like isoform X1, producing the protein MATGTASGGHWLPRGSAVFTTFPDLLFVFEFVSGGLVWILILLAQVPVPLVQGWVLFVSVSCFIVTTLLLCLYIVGAHKNWSFWITLDTAYHCLAALFYFSASALETLVTIGLQDDIYQHYSENISAVVFSIIVTLLYMVHAVFSLIRCKVSYRNREHS; encoded by the exons ATGGCCACCGGAACGGCTTCGGGCGGCCACTGGCTGCCCAGGGGTTCCGCGGTCTTCACCACCTTCCCCGACCTGCTCTTCGTCTTCGAGTTT GTCTCTGGGGGGCTGGTGTGGATCCTCATCCTCTTGGCCCAGGTGCCTGTCCCCCTGGTCCAGGGCTGGGTCCTGTTCGTGTCTGTGTCCTGCTTCATAGTCACCACTCTCCTGCTTTGCCTCTATATTGTTGGTGCCCATAAGAACTGGAGTTTCTGGATCACCCTG GACACAGCCTACCATTGCCTCGCCGCCCTGTTTTACTTCAGCGCTTCTGCCCTGGAAACTCTGGTCACTATCGGCCTGCAAGACGACATATACCAACACTACAGTGAAAACATCTCCGCTGTG GTGTTTTCAATCATAGTCACACTGCTGTACATGGTCCATGCCGTGTTTTCTTTAATCAGATGCAAGGTTTCCTACAGGAACAGAGAACATTCCTGA